Proteins co-encoded in one Betaproteobacteria bacterium genomic window:
- a CDS encoding EAL domain-containing protein, translating into MQRHLALIHRLVQSVATGQAVETIDSEYWDWVRSGAGGLAAELRNPELRRSWEELQRVHGELLVVAESCLTAVRAGDAGLAQRCLDQVFDNSSRLVELIVGGSLLELTDAFTERERMISERYEREFLEAAEIGRFSVSLADHRVLSADENFARLFDRKPDQILGNDIRSILDPDAYDELAMGTLPGATARVLTGVVSDGGPSLEIVGYRERDRSKEVLHGFAVNATAAVHDAQQRRLLSTAIDCSDQVVVVTNARQEIVYVNPAFTRLTGYTKDEATGRNPRFLQGPATSEDGRKALRDCIARGIQGHRELVNYRKNGTTYWVELSVVPVRDDRGVLTHWIAIERDISDRKAQEKEIERLAMEDHLTGLLNRRAAEARLEVEWSRARREKSPFAVALVDADRFKLVNDQYGHHVGDQVLIHLARTLESNLRGGDWIARWGGEEFLMCLHGLDARGAVNAGERARKFVKSNPVPIAVGSLPITVSIGIVLYSSQVDSIEQLLAAADALLYEAKHTGRDKVLVAGSGGGSRTGLIWEGSQVQSALHESRVLPAFQSIVDLKTGELVGEEVLARIRTREEAIIQAQQFILAAEALHLINAIDRTVTRSALERTAEAVERSTVLDAYFINLSAQSLADKDLVTTLCDQALAFRMLKGGENPMVIEITERQTADMSTLRAHLDPLLEVGFRLALDDFGSGYSSFRYLAELPVHFLKLEGWMVRELIHVPRVRQLVETIVGTARTFGLKTVAECVEDGETAQVLCDIGVDWAQGHYFSRPRLASGQEVD; encoded by the coding sequence ATGCAGCGGCACCTCGCATTGATCCACCGGCTTGTGCAGAGCGTCGCCACGGGCCAGGCGGTCGAGACGATCGACTCGGAATACTGGGACTGGGTGCGTTCGGGCGCCGGCGGCCTCGCCGCGGAACTGCGAAACCCGGAGCTGAGGCGTTCGTGGGAGGAACTGCAGCGGGTCCACGGCGAGCTGCTGGTCGTCGCCGAATCGTGTCTCACGGCGGTGCGGGCAGGGGATGCCGGGCTCGCCCAGCGCTGCCTCGATCAGGTCTTCGACAACTCCAGCCGCCTCGTCGAACTGATCGTCGGCGGCTCTCTGCTGGAGCTCACCGACGCGTTCACCGAGCGCGAGAGGATGATTTCGGAACGCTACGAGCGGGAATTCCTGGAAGCAGCGGAGATCGGCCGCTTTTCCGTGAGCCTCGCCGACCATCGTGTGCTGTCGGCGGACGAGAACTTCGCCCGGCTGTTCGATCGTAAGCCCGACCAGATCCTCGGCAACGACATCCGCAGCATCCTGGATCCCGACGCCTACGACGAACTGGCGATGGGCACGCTGCCGGGTGCCACCGCGCGCGTGCTGACGGGAGTCGTGTCGGACGGCGGACCGTCCCTCGAGATCGTGGGGTACCGGGAGCGCGACCGCTCCAAGGAAGTCCTGCACGGATTCGCGGTCAACGCGACAGCTGCGGTGCATGACGCCCAGCAGCGCCGGTTGCTCTCCACCGCCATCGACTGTTCGGACCAGGTGGTCGTGGTGACCAATGCCCGCCAGGAGATCGTGTACGTGAATCCCGCGTTCACGCGCCTCACGGGCTACACGAAGGACGAGGCCACCGGCCGCAACCCCAGGTTCCTGCAGGGGCCGGCGACCAGCGAGGATGGTCGCAAAGCCCTGCGGGACTGCATTGCGCGAGGCATCCAGGGGCACCGCGAGCTCGTCAACTATCGCAAGAACGGCACGACCTATTGGGTGGAGCTGTCCGTCGTGCCGGTTCGCGACGATCGCGGCGTTCTCACCCACTGGATCGCCATCGAACGCGACATCAGCGATCGCAAGGCGCAGGAGAAGGAAATCGAGCGCCTGGCGATGGAGGATCACCTCACCGGCCTGCTCAACCGTCGGGCGGCAGAGGCGCGGCTGGAAGTGGAGTGGAGCCGTGCGCGACGCGAGAAGAGCCCGTTTGCCGTGGCGCTCGTGGATGCGGACCGCTTCAAGCTCGTGAACGATCAGTATGGCCACCATGTCGGCGACCAGGTTCTGATCCATCTCGCCCGTACTCTGGAGAGCAATCTGCGGGGCGGCGACTGGATCGCCCGCTGGGGCGGGGAGGAGTTCCTCATGTGCCTGCATGGTCTGGATGCGCGCGGAGCCGTCAACGCAGGGGAGCGGGCCCGCAAGTTCGTGAAGTCCAATCCGGTTCCCATTGCCGTGGGCAGTCTGCCCATCACCGTGTCGATCGGCATCGTGCTCTACTCGTCGCAGGTGGACAGCATCGAGCAGCTCCTCGCAGCAGCCGACGCACTCCTGTACGAAGCGAAGCACACGGGACGGGACAAGGTGCTCGTGGCGGGTTCGGGGGGCGGTTCGCGTACCGGGCTGATCTGGGAGGGCTCGCAGGTGCAAAGCGCCCTGCACGAGTCGCGAGTGCTCCCCGCCTTCCAGTCGATCGTGGATCTCAAGACCGGCGAATTGGTGGGGGAGGAGGTGCTGGCGCGGATCAGGACGCGGGAGGAAGCGATCATCCAGGCCCAGCAGTTCATCCTGGCGGCCGAAGCGTTGCATCTCATCAACGCGATCGACCGTACGGTCACCCGGAGCGCGCTGGAGCGCACGGCCGAAGCGGTGGAGCGTTCCACCGTGCTGGATGCGTACTTCATCAACCTCTCTGCGCAGTCGCTCGCGGACAAGGACCTCGTCACCACGCTGTGCGACCAGGCGCTCGCCTTCCGCATGCTGAAGGGAGGCGAGAATCCCATGGTCATCGAGATCACCGAGCGCCAGACGGCGGACATGAGCACGTTGCGCGCTCATCTGGATCCACTGCTGGAAGTGGGTTTCCGGCTCGCGCTCGACGACTTCGGCAGCGGGTATTCGTCGTTCCGCTATCTCGCCGAACTGCCGGTCCACTTCCTCAAGCTCGAAGGATGGATGGTGCGGGAGCTGATTCATGTTCCGCGTGTGCGTCAACTCGTGGAAACCATCGTCGGGACGGCGCGCACGTTCGGACTGAAGACGGTGGCGGAATGCGTCGAAGACGGAGAGACCGCCCAGGTTCTCTGCGACATCGGCGTCGACTGGGCGCAGGGTCATTACTTCTCCCGGCCCCGGCTTGCTTCCGGCCAGGAAGTCGACTGA